The window CCGCCATCGTTTATATGTGTTCGCCCTCCAATCCGCAGGGCGCGACAGCCGACGCCGCCTACTGGCAGGGGTTGATCGCCCTCGCCGAACGCCATGACTTCCGGGTCTTCGCCGACGAATGCTATTCCGAGATTTATCGAGATACGCCCCCCACCGGGGCATTGGAAACCGCGCAGAAGATGGGCGTCGACCCTGAAAGAGTGCTGATCTTCCACTCACTGTCCAAGCGTTCGAACCTCGCCGGTCTCCGCTCCGGCTTTGCCGCCGGCGGGCCGAAAACCATCGCAGCCCTCAAGCAATTACGCAATTATGCCGGCGCGCCGTTGCCTCTGCCACTGCAACACGCAGCCATTGCCGTCTGGCGTGACGAGGCGCATGTCCGCGAAAGCCGCGCGCTCTATCATGAAAAATTTACCCTTGCGGATGAGATACTGGGCAACACGCCCGGATACTATTCGCCCGAGGCCGGGTTCTTCCTGTGGTTCAGAGTGCCTGACGGTGAGGCGGCGACGCTGGCGCTATGGCGCGAAGCCGGTGTAAGGGTTCTTCCCGGTGCCTATCTTTCGCGTGATCCCGCGGACGGCAGCACCAACCCCGGCAAGGAATTCATCCGCGCGGCACTCGTCGCCCCGGCGGAAGAGGTGAGGCGGGGGCTGACAGCGATAAAAGACGTGTTGGGACGGAACTAGATGGCAAGGGCACCACGCAAACCGGCAAAGAAGAAACCCGTAAAGGAACGGAGTCGCCCGCGTGAGCGTAACCGCAGCTCCGGACGCACCAAACTCGTCGAGTCGAAGACGGAGGCCGCCCTTCGTCGCCGCGGGTTTGAACTCGCGGGGCTTTGCCTGTTC of the Algicella marina genome contains:
- a CDS encoding aminotransferase class I/II-fold pyridoxal phosphate-dependent enzyme, which produces MNHPQRFSDLPEYAFPRLRTLLNGVEPGAPEIAMSIGEPRHAFPDFVTEIIARESAGFSRYPPNDGLPQLREAIADWVTARYGLNGITPDSHVFPLNGTREGLFNAAIALCPEEKAGQRPAVLLPNPFYQCYAVAALAAGAEPVYVSATAATGFLPDFASLDPALLDRTAIVYMCSPSNPQGATADAAYWQGLIALAERHDFRVFADECYSEIYRDTPPTGALETAQKMGVDPERVLIFHSLSKRSNLAGLRSGFAAGGPKTIAALKQLRNYAGAPLPLPLQHAAIAVWRDEAHVRESRALYHEKFTLADEILGNTPGYYSPEAGFFLWFRVPDGEAATLALWREAGVRVLPGAYLSRDPADGSTNPGKEFIRAALVAPAEEVRRGLTAIKDVLGRN